From Vreelandella neptunia, the proteins below share one genomic window:
- a CDS encoding SLC13 family permease, translating to MSAEDISVEGSSAEGSGIENVNIEALDLGGLTLTPSTLVFIVLGLTLAAFIWGRFRYDLVALAALLGSVMLGLVPAESAFAGFGHPAVITVAAVLVLSRGFERSGVVDIIANQVLKVGENLLLQLLVLVGTIVLLSGIMNNVGALALLLPVAMRLAREHNTSPSLLLMPLAFGSLLGGLTTLIGTPPNIIISSYRREVTDEAFSMFSFSPVGILVALAGLAFIVLVGWRLTPKRSGQASTDEMFDTANYLVELKVGEESKAKGLTLQQLRDELDETIPVLAVVRDDNRRAGYNFHGALEEGDILLLEAGPDELQMLEDKVGLSAIAELDEEAEADSEVEDAEHPASNKEADKAKNKDAAQDQQRVDTEGLQLIEAVVRNDSMMINRSVRELRLNHQFGLHLVAVARDGGRLKQRLRDIRFKNGDVLLLQGSENEISDSLASLGCLPLASRELHLGQPRKLAVSIAIFALAIMAMLFDLLPAAVAMSTAALISLLIGVLPLREGYQAIDGPVIVLLAAMIPVGEALETSGGADLIANALLSFGSDWPVVVTMVGLFLLSMLLSNVVNNAAAALLMAPIAVSLANGFDVSLDPFLMVVAVSASCAFLTPIGHQSNTLVLGPGGYRFGDYWKLGLPLSLVVLIVAMPMILLVWPL from the coding sequence ATGTCGGCTGAGGACATAAGTGTTGAGGGCTCAAGCGCTGAGGGCTCCGGTATTGAAAACGTTAATATTGAAGCATTGGATCTTGGCGGGTTAACGCTTACACCTAGCACACTGGTGTTTATCGTACTTGGGCTAACGCTCGCTGCGTTTATCTGGGGCCGCTTTCGCTATGACTTAGTGGCGCTGGCGGCGTTGCTGGGTTCGGTCATGCTGGGGCTTGTGCCGGCCGAAAGCGCTTTTGCCGGTTTTGGCCACCCGGCGGTGATTACCGTAGCCGCTGTATTGGTGCTTAGCCGAGGGTTTGAGCGCTCGGGCGTGGTGGATATTATTGCCAATCAAGTGCTCAAGGTGGGGGAGAACCTGTTGCTCCAACTCCTGGTGCTGGTGGGTACAATTGTTTTGTTGTCGGGCATTATGAATAACGTGGGCGCCCTGGCACTGCTACTACCGGTAGCTATGCGGCTTGCCCGCGAACACAACACCTCGCCTTCCTTACTGCTTATGCCGCTGGCGTTCGGCTCTTTACTCGGCGGCCTGACAACGTTAATTGGCACCCCACCCAATATCATTATTTCCAGTTATCGCCGAGAGGTGACGGACGAAGCATTTAGTATGTTTAGCTTCTCGCCTGTCGGCATCTTGGTTGCGCTGGCGGGTCTGGCCTTTATTGTTCTGGTGGGCTGGCGCTTGACGCCCAAGCGTAGCGGCCAGGCCTCTACGGATGAAATGTTCGATACCGCCAACTATTTAGTCGAATTGAAAGTAGGCGAAGAGTCGAAAGCTAAAGGCCTAACGCTACAGCAGCTGCGCGACGAGCTGGACGAAACCATTCCCGTGTTAGCAGTGGTGCGCGATGACAACCGCCGGGCGGGGTATAACTTCCACGGCGCCTTGGAAGAGGGGGATATTCTGCTATTAGAAGCAGGGCCTGATGAACTCCAAATGCTGGAAGACAAAGTGGGGCTTAGCGCGATTGCTGAGCTGGATGAAGAGGCCGAAGCAGATTCAGAAGTGGAAGACGCTGAGCATCCAGCCAGTAACAAAGAGGCAGATAAGGCTAAAAACAAAGACGCTGCCCAGGATCAACAACGCGTGGATACCGAAGGCCTGCAGTTGATCGAGGCCGTGGTGCGCAATGACTCTATGATGATTAACCGCAGCGTGCGAGAGCTACGTTTAAACCACCAATTTGGGCTGCACTTGGTGGCCGTCGCCCGGGATGGCGGGCGCTTGAAGCAGCGGCTACGGGATATCCGCTTTAAGAACGGCGACGTTTTGCTGTTGCAGGGCAGTGAAAATGAAATCTCTGACAGCTTGGCCTCGCTGGGCTGCCTACCCCTGGCTAGCCGCGAGTTGCACCTGGGGCAGCCGCGCAAGCTTGCCGTGTCGATTGCCATTTTTGCTTTGGCGATTATGGCCATGCTGTTTGACCTACTTCCGGCCGCAGTGGCCATGAGCACTGCAGCACTGATTTCGCTGCTGATTGGCGTGTTACCGTTACGCGAAGGGTATCAAGCGATTGATGGCCCGGTGATCGTGCTGCTAGCGGCGATGATACCCGTGGGTGAAGCATTAGAAACCAGCGGTGGTGCGGATTTGATTGCTAACGCGCTGCTCAGCTTTGGCAGCGATTGGCCGGTGGTCGTCACTATGGTGGGTCTGTTTTTACTCTCTATGCTGCTATCCAACGTGGTCAACAATGCGGCGGCTGCACTGCTGATGGCACCGATTGCGGTGAGCTTAGCCAATGGCTTTGATGTGTCTCTCGACCCGTTCTTGATGGTGGTGGCTGTCAGCGCTTCCTGTGCGTTTTTAACCCCTATTGGTCACCAATCCAATACGCTGGTGTTAGGGCCTGGCGGCTACCGCTTTGGCGACTATTGGAAACTGGGCCTGCCGCTTTCACTGGTGGTACTGATTGTGGCCATGCCCATGATTCTTTTGGTGTGGCCGCTATGA